From the genome of Staphylococcus haemolyticus, one region includes:
- a CDS encoding ribose 5-phosphate isomerase A, with product MKDSKELKIMTVDDAVAQIEDNMVLGIGTGSTIEFLIPKLAERIHKEQLNITGVCTSNKSAFIAKKLDINVVDINDVGYVDLAIDGADEVDVNINLIKGGGGALFREKVIDEMAHRFVVLADESKLVNYLGESFKLPVEVDKFNWFHIAKKIEAYDDIITERRMSDDVPFITDNGNYILDCQLNKQIDPYQFHEYLIHLTGVLETGYFLNITDQVIVGTQDGVKIINKSN from the coding sequence ATGAAAGATTCTAAAGAACTTAAAATCATGACAGTAGATGATGCTGTAGCTCAAATTGAAGATAATATGGTGCTAGGAATTGGAACGGGTAGTACCATTGAATTTCTTATTCCAAAGCTCGCTGAAAGAATTCACAAAGAACAATTAAATATCACTGGCGTGTGTACTTCTAATAAAAGTGCATTTATTGCAAAAAAACTAGATATTAATGTTGTTGATATCAATGATGTTGGTTATGTTGATTTAGCAATCGATGGCGCTGATGAAGTGGATGTTAATATCAATTTAATTAAAGGCGGTGGTGGAGCACTATTTCGCGAAAAAGTAATAGATGAAATGGCTCATCGTTTTGTAGTTTTAGCAGATGAAAGCAAGCTCGTAAATTACTTAGGTGAAAGTTTTAAACTGCCAGTAGAGGTGGATAAGTTCAATTGGTTCCATATCGCTAAAAAAATTGAAGCTTATGATGATATTATCACAGAGCGTCGAATGAGTGATGATGTTCCATTTATAACGGATAATGGCAATTACATTTTAGATTGTCAGTTAAATAAACAGATTGATCCATATCAATTTCATGAGTATTTAATTCATCTAACAGGTGTCTTAGAAACTGGATATTTTTTAAATATAACAGATCAAGTTATAGTAGGTACACAAGATGGCGTTAAAATCATAAACAAATCTAACTAA
- a CDS encoding CPBP family intramembrane glutamic endopeptidase codes for MKSNRISGFQWALTIFVFFVVTMALSLILRDFQASVGIKRFVFDITDLAPFIAAIVCIIAFKDKRTQLAGLKFSVDIRVIERILLALILPLVIFMIGMFSFNTFADSFILLQATDLSVSVPTIIIGHILMAFFAEFGFRSYLQNIVENKVNTFFSSIIVGLIYSIWAANTTYGMEYAGYHFLYTFMFSIIIGELIRATKGHTIYIALVFHASMSFAQVFLFSEETGDLFSMKVIALSTTLVGIVFIILSLIIRFIVYKTTNRSLDEVEPNNYLDHMNDDDTTTSNETKSEDHEHNDKKDSFTESQLNEDHVELKSQSENQTDSSNEKLKENTSYKEDRRSSVVDDAKDEIDQMKDTSSHKTEK; via the coding sequence ATGAAGTCGAATCGTATATCAGGATTTCAATGGGCGTTAACTATCTTCGTATTCTTCGTTGTCACGATGGCGCTATCATTAATCCTACGAGATTTTCAAGCATCAGTAGGTATTAAACGTTTTGTATTTGATATTACTGATCTTGCACCGTTTATCGCAGCAATTGTTTGTATTATTGCATTTAAAGATAAACGTACTCAATTAGCTGGATTAAAGTTTTCAGTTGATATTAGAGTCATTGAACGTATATTACTAGCATTGATTTTACCGCTAGTTATTTTCATGATTGGCATGTTTAGTTTTAACACATTTGCCGATAGTTTTATTTTATTACAAGCAACTGATTTATCTGTATCAGTTCCTACAATTATTATTGGTCATATTTTAATGGCATTTTTTGCGGAGTTTGGATTCCGTTCTTATTTACAAAATATTGTAGAAAATAAAGTCAATACATTTTTCTCTTCAATCATTGTCGGTTTAATTTATTCTATATGGGCCGCTAATACGACATATGGAATGGAATATGCGGGATACCATTTCCTTTATACTTTCATGTTCTCAATTATTATTGGTGAACTCATACGTGCAACTAAAGGACATACGATATATATCGCTCTCGTATTCCATGCATCAATGTCATTTGCACAAGTGTTCTTATTTAGTGAAGAAACTGGCGACCTATTCTCAATGAAAGTTATCGCATTAAGTACGACGTTAGTGGGCATTGTCTTTATCATTTTAAGTTTAATTATTAGATTTATTGTTTATAAAACAACTAATCGTTCACTTGATGAAGTTGAACCTAATAATTATTTAGACCATATGAATGATGACGATACAACTACTTCAAATGAAACAAAGTCTGAAGATCATGAACATAATGATAAAAAAGACAGCTTCACTGAGAGTCAACTTAATGAAGATCATGTTGAACTTAAATCACAGTCTGAGAATCAAACTGATTCTTCAAATGAAAAACTTAAAGAGAACACATCTTATAAAGAAGATAGACGTTCATCTGTAGTTGATGATGCTAAGGATGAAATAGATCAAATGAAAGATACATCTAGTCACAAAACTGAGAAATAA
- the hutG gene encoding formimidoylglutamase yields MYTQGNPKLWTGRLDSETDPKQFRHFQTVKFANLENMENVSDKTGVGLLGYAVDKGVENNKGRIGSRKGPDIIKHEFAKLPDLSECEMLIDYGNVEHTSNHLRETQQEMARLSAKVIKQHKQAFLIGGGHDIAYAQYLATREVYSDASIGIINIDAHFDTRPDEPPTSGTMFREILDNDENVDYLVLGLAQGGNTRALYDYAKDNNIIYVYADELLHQVSPTIKDKIERFIHDHDTIMFTICMDVIDSAFAPGVSSPSVLGLYPHSVFEISKRVILSDKVSSISIAETNPDYDVDNRTSKLAANLIHHFLV; encoded by the coding sequence ATGTATACACAAGGTAATCCAAAACTATGGACTGGTCGTTTGGATAGTGAAACAGATCCTAAACAGTTTAGACATTTTCAAACAGTAAAGTTCGCTAATTTGGAAAATATGGAAAACGTAAGTGATAAGACAGGTGTTGGTCTCTTAGGATATGCCGTGGATAAAGGTGTTGAAAACAATAAAGGTAGAATCGGATCAAGGAAGGGTCCAGATATCATAAAACATGAATTCGCGAAACTTCCAGATTTAAGTGAATGCGAAATGTTGATTGATTACGGTAATGTTGAACATACAAGTAATCATCTTAGAGAAACGCAACAAGAGATGGCACGATTGTCTGCTAAGGTTATTAAGCAACATAAACAGGCTTTTTTAATTGGAGGTGGCCATGATATTGCATATGCACAATATTTGGCTACTAGAGAAGTCTATTCAGATGCTTCAATTGGAATTATCAATATTGATGCTCATTTTGACACACGTCCTGATGAGCCACCTACATCTGGCACTATGTTCCGAGAAATTTTAGATAATGATGAAAATGTCGATTATCTAGTTTTAGGCTTGGCTCAAGGTGGTAATACGCGTGCTTTATATGATTATGCAAAAGACAATAATATTATTTATGTCTATGCGGACGAACTTTTACATCAAGTGTCACCGACTATTAAAGATAAAATAGAAAGATTTATTCATGACCATGATACGATTATGTTTACCATATGTATGGATGTTATTGACAGTGCGTTCGCGCCTGGTGTAAGTTCACCTAGTGTATTAGGATTATATCCTCATTCAGTATTTGAAATAAGTAAGCGTGTAATATTAAGCGATAAGGTATCATCAATTAGTATTGCAGAAACTAACCCAGACTATGATGTTGATAATCGTACGTCAAAGTTAGCGGCGAATTTAATCCATCATTTCCTAGTTTAA